A stretch of Linepithema humile isolate Giens D197 chromosome 3, Lhum_UNIL_v1.0, whole genome shotgun sequence DNA encodes these proteins:
- the LOC105676354 gene encoding UBX domain-containing protein 4 isoform X2 produces MKWFGGSINEAVATSKSKKAIFVVFVEGKDDTSVQFAQTIDTTEISSRLEKEDFVAIRLESGSEAYRFFAQIYQLVPVPSLFFIGENGVPLEIVGGNKSAIELASKIDDVLAKAGKSSKQSSLNLIDAEQKAASSSGDNNTVITSNVNDVKSNAHTDLISTAAESAAVNTSSDNKDITENAAKPTTSLNTEKQDNNESTKKNAESKQESQNTELTAEEKIERARQLIDLQRKQRLEEEQKKDREREIERRKMGRDVQKMRQMQQELEIKQAHDERMREKAEEAVARQKVRLQIAQDKLERKQKELALQQQAQRQQAQEQSKHNPTPSNATVTRIQFRLPSGNSHTGQFEPSSTLRGLRNYVLENIDLPFRQFAMSTSFPRRELTNEENDKTLLQLELVPTAVILILPLKNSNVTTTVTSTQDVGFFSRFIWTVFAPVIHIYNYIVGYFSGTNEDTNRQRGDSDSDSSEASNNPDRSIPPNQRNVIQSSGRYLGNQGGTTIRAQGNIHRLHSGGDDDDENNTWNGNSTQQM; encoded by the exons ATGAAGTGGTTTGGGGGAAGTATTAATGAGGCGGTGGCCACGTCAAAATCGAAGAAAGCAATTTTCGTCGTATTTGTTGAAG GCAAGGATGACACATCAGTACAATTTGCCCAGACAATTGATACTACAGAAATCTCTTCTCGTTTGGAGAAGGAGGATTTTGTAGCTATAAGATTAGAAAGTGGATCTGAAGCTTACAGATTTTTTGCACAGATTT ATCAATTGGTACCAGTACCATCCTTATTCTTTATTGGGGAAAATGGTGTACCATTGGAAATTGTTGGTGGTAACAAAAGTGCAATTGAATTAGCATCAAAAATTGATGACGTATTGGCAAAGGCAGGAAAGAGCAGTAAACAATCTTCATTGAATCTAATTGATGCAGAACAGAAAGCTGCTAGTAGCAGTGGCGATAACAATACAGTTATTACATCTAATGTAAATGATGTAAAATCAAATGCACATACAGATTTAATCTCAACTGCGGCAGAATCTGCAGCAGTGAATACCTCGAGTGATAACAAAGATATTACAGAAAATGCAGCAAAGCCCACAACTTCATTAAATACagaaaaacaagataataatgaatcaacaaagaaaaatGCTGAATCTAAACAAGAAAGTCAGAATACAGAACTGACAGCTGAG gAAAAGATAGAAAGAGCACGACAATTAATTGATCTCCAACGAAAACAGCGATTGGAGGaggaacaaaaaaaagacCGGGAACGTGAAATTGAACGGCGTAAAATGGGTCGCGATGTGCAAAAAATGCGGCAAATGCAGCAAGAATTGGAGATAAAACAAGCTCATGACGAGAGGATGCGAGAAAAGGCTGAAGAAGCTGTAGCTCGCCAAAAAGTTAGGCTACAAATTGCTCAAGACAAATTGGAACGGAAACAAAAAGAGCTCGCGCTGCAA CAACAGGCCCAACGACAGCAAGCTCAAGAGCAATCAAAACACAATCCAACGCCTAGTAATGCAACTGTGACGAGAATTCAATTTAGATTACCATCTGGCAATTCTCATACGGGACAATTTGAACCGTCAAGCACTCTACGCGGTTTACGCAACTACGTTCTTGAAAACATCGATTTACCTTTCCGACAATTTGCCATGTCGACGTCATTTCCCAGACGGGAATTAACTAACGAAGAAAACGACAAGACCCTACTGCAACTTGAACTAGTCCCAACCGCCGTTATCTTGATTCTtcctttgaaaaat TCTAATGTCACAACAACGGTTACTTCAACGCAAGATGTTGGCTTCTTCTCTCGCTTCATATGGACCGTTTTTGCGCCtgttattcatatttacaaCTATATAGTAGGTTATTTTTCTGGCACTAATGAAGACACAAATCGTCAACGCGGCGACTCTGATAGCGATTCTTCGGAAGCGTCAAACAACCCTGATAGATCTATTCCTCCGAATCAGCGAAATGTAATTCAATCTTCGGG AAGATACTTGGGTAATCAAGGAGGGACAACAATCAGGGCACAAGGGAATATACACAGACTGCATTCAGGTGGAGATGATGACGATGAGAATAATACTTGGAACGGTAACTCCACccaacaaatgtaa
- the LOC105676354 gene encoding UBX domain-containing protein 4 isoform X1 produces the protein MKWFGGSINEAVATSKSKKAIFVVFVEGKDDTSVQFAQTIDTTEISSRLEKEDFVAIRLESGSEAYRFFAQIYQLVPVPSLFFIGENGVPLEIVGGNKSAIELASKIDDVLAKAGKSSKQSSLNLIDAEQKAASSSGDNNTVITSNVNDVKSNAHTDLISTAAESAAVNTSSDNKDITENAAKPTTSLNTEKQDNNESTKKNAESKQESQNTELTAEEKIERARQLIDLQRKQRLEEEQKKDREREIERRKMGRDVQKMRQMQQELEIKQAHDERMREKAEEAVARQKVRLQIAQDKLERKQKELALQQQAQRQQAQEQSKHNPTPSNATVTRIQFRLPSGNSHTGQFEPSSTLRGLRNYVLENIDLPFRQFAMSTSFPRRELTNEENDKTLLQLELVPTAVILILPLKNSNVTTTVTSTQDVGFFSRFIWTVFAPVIHIYNYIVGYFSGTNEDTNRQRGDSDSDSSEASNNPDRSIPPNQRNVIQSSGLFRRYLGNQGGTTIRAQGNIHRLHSGGDDDDENNTWNGNSTQQM, from the exons ATGAAGTGGTTTGGGGGAAGTATTAATGAGGCGGTGGCCACGTCAAAATCGAAGAAAGCAATTTTCGTCGTATTTGTTGAAG GCAAGGATGACACATCAGTACAATTTGCCCAGACAATTGATACTACAGAAATCTCTTCTCGTTTGGAGAAGGAGGATTTTGTAGCTATAAGATTAGAAAGTGGATCTGAAGCTTACAGATTTTTTGCACAGATTT ATCAATTGGTACCAGTACCATCCTTATTCTTTATTGGGGAAAATGGTGTACCATTGGAAATTGTTGGTGGTAACAAAAGTGCAATTGAATTAGCATCAAAAATTGATGACGTATTGGCAAAGGCAGGAAAGAGCAGTAAACAATCTTCATTGAATCTAATTGATGCAGAACAGAAAGCTGCTAGTAGCAGTGGCGATAACAATACAGTTATTACATCTAATGTAAATGATGTAAAATCAAATGCACATACAGATTTAATCTCAACTGCGGCAGAATCTGCAGCAGTGAATACCTCGAGTGATAACAAAGATATTACAGAAAATGCAGCAAAGCCCACAACTTCATTAAATACagaaaaacaagataataatgaatcaacaaagaaaaatGCTGAATCTAAACAAGAAAGTCAGAATACAGAACTGACAGCTGAG gAAAAGATAGAAAGAGCACGACAATTAATTGATCTCCAACGAAAACAGCGATTGGAGGaggaacaaaaaaaagacCGGGAACGTGAAATTGAACGGCGTAAAATGGGTCGCGATGTGCAAAAAATGCGGCAAATGCAGCAAGAATTGGAGATAAAACAAGCTCATGACGAGAGGATGCGAGAAAAGGCTGAAGAAGCTGTAGCTCGCCAAAAAGTTAGGCTACAAATTGCTCAAGACAAATTGGAACGGAAACAAAAAGAGCTCGCGCTGCAA CAACAGGCCCAACGACAGCAAGCTCAAGAGCAATCAAAACACAATCCAACGCCTAGTAATGCAACTGTGACGAGAATTCAATTTAGATTACCATCTGGCAATTCTCATACGGGACAATTTGAACCGTCAAGCACTCTACGCGGTTTACGCAACTACGTTCTTGAAAACATCGATTTACCTTTCCGACAATTTGCCATGTCGACGTCATTTCCCAGACGGGAATTAACTAACGAAGAAAACGACAAGACCCTACTGCAACTTGAACTAGTCCCAACCGCCGTTATCTTGATTCTtcctttgaaaaat TCTAATGTCACAACAACGGTTACTTCAACGCAAGATGTTGGCTTCTTCTCTCGCTTCATATGGACCGTTTTTGCGCCtgttattcatatttacaaCTATATAGTAGGTTATTTTTCTGGCACTAATGAAGACACAAATCGTCAACGCGGCGACTCTGATAGCGATTCTTCGGAAGCGTCAAACAACCCTGATAGATCTATTCCTCCGAATCAGCGAAATGTAATTCAATCTTCGGG TTTGTTTAGAAGATACTTGGGTAATCAAGGAGGGACAACAATCAGGGCACAAGGGAATATACACAGACTGCATTCAGGTGGAGATGATGACGATGAGAATAATACTTGGAACGGTAACTCCACccaacaaatgtaa